One Sphingobacteriales bacterium DNA segment encodes these proteins:
- a CDS encoding lytic transglycosylase domain-containing protein, with translation MSKNLIVPAKQIVTWFILQMGNKPSNRPLKFYLLLAAIVLVSNIAAQLIVNGFGFIARAGNKTAGTQTSMASLYLLKVATPYLAQPQKFEDKVRTVSQQLQIPPEWLMAVMHSESSFNAAARNLKGSGATGLIQFMPQIAKQLGTTTDKLHKMSHLKQLDYVYDYLHSIKQQRKVSYTNLTNLYLAILYPAALGNDPCYTLYAKPAIQYRQNAGLDENKDGKVTIYDIDQRLKRMYPTAYNIKNNPNP, from the coding sequence ATGTCTAAAAATTTAATAGTACCCGCCAAACAAATTGTAACCTGGTTTATTTTGCAAATGGGCAACAAACCCAGCAACCGCCCACTAAAATTTTACCTTTTGCTTGCCGCCATAGTATTGGTTAGCAATATTGCCGCCCAGCTAATAGTTAATGGGTTTGGTTTTATAGCCCGTGCTGGCAACAAAACAGCTGGCACACAAACAAGTATGGCAAGCCTTTATTTGCTAAAGGTAGCCACCCCCTACCTGGCGCAGCCCCAAAAATTTGAAGATAAAGTGCGCACCGTTAGCCAGCAGCTACAAATACCCCCCGAATGGCTAATGGCGGTAATGCACAGCGAAAGCAGCTTTAATGCAGCAGCCCGCAATTTAAAAGGCAGTGGCGCAACAGGCTTAATACAATTTATGCCTCAAATAGCCAAACAGTTGGGCACCACCACCGACAAACTACACAAAATGAGCCACCTAAAACAATTAGACTATGTATATGATTATTTGCATAGTATAAAACAACAACGAAAAGTAAGCTATACTAATTTAACCAATTTATACCTCGCCATTTTATACCCCGCAGCTCTTGGCAACGACCCCTGCTATACCCTCTATGCCAAACCCGCTATACAATACCGCCAAAACGCCGGCTTAGACGAAAACAAAGACGGCAAAGTAACCATTTACGACATAGACCAACGCCTAAAACGCATGTACCCAACAGCCTATAATATAAAAAACAACCCAAACCCATGA